In Salmo trutta chromosome 37, fSalTru1.1, whole genome shotgun sequence, the following proteins share a genomic window:
- the ceacam1 gene encoding carcinoembryonic antigen-related cell adhesion molecule 1 isoform X1 — MDHPLVWVLILVLLNVTTGVSGQVVVPSMNPLAVGSNVTLNLVPQSPINIGTWSYETTAIVLFYPGGSIMRTSYQGRVSFNRSSSELSISSLQLNDSGRYTVQGMEPVLYAVVTLSVQEPISNVTLRANATDLVELNDTAIFTCSVSSGTSLSYRWMNGSSEVTASDRVRLGVGNSTLSIVSVTRHDEGPFRCEVINGISNGTSQPIGLNVRYGPSQLTMMVVPEMTIGHTAYKTGSDITLSCSAQSKPTESYKWRFNGVFLNEQSPQLSLQNTRENQTGSYACLAHNNVTLRYASMTAMIKIVEPISAVSLNRDGKLPILDQSFTLRCEVTGPVVYIHWLINGQLISLNNRTFFSTDNKTMVINPIKFSDSGEYLCEAINAVSNLTSMTYKLVVNFGPERPDVTSPAIAMTGHIVTFNCSASSQPPSQFSWFFNGSQVVSGSVYKTGPLTLASHGEYTCVAFNNVTVRNSTVSKMLTVVEPVTMAMVKVIGAQPIADYLFTLNCETTGTIYSIHWMKNGWPLYADNRTDFSMDNNTLTFNSVQHSDNGDYQCSASNPLSNMTSPVYTLVVNYGPERPVIMSPDIAMTGHIVTFNCSASSQPPSQFSWFFNGSQVASGSVYETGPLTLASHGEYTCVAFNNVTVRNSTASKMLTVVEPVTMTMVKVIGAQPILNQTFSLTCETTGTIYSIHWMSNGWPLYADNRIHFSMDNNTLTFNSVQHSDNGDYKCSASNPLSNMTSPNYRLIVNYGPERPVIMGSDIAMTGHIVTFNCSASSQPPSQFSWFFNGSQVATGSVYETGPLTLASHGEYTCVAFNNITVRNSTVSKMLTIIAPVTMTMVKVIGAQPILNERFSLTCGTTGTVYSIHWMRNGWPLYADNRTDFSMDNNTLTFNYVQHSDIGDYQCSASNPLSNMTSPNYRLIVNYGPEMPVITGPAFGETGHIMIFNCSASSQPPSQFSWFFNGSQVASGSVYETGPLTLASHGEYTCVAFNNVTVRNSTASKMLTVVEPVTMTMVKVIGAQPILNQTFSLTCETTGTIYSIHWMSNGWPLYADNRIHFSMDNNTLTFNSVQHSDNGDYKCSASNPLSNMTSPNYRLIVNYGPERPVIMSPDIAMTGHIVTFNCSASSQPPSQFSWFFNGSQVATGSVYETGPLTLASHGEYTCVAFNNVTVRNSTVSKMLTIIAPVTMTMVKVIGAQPILNERFSLTCGTTGTVYSIQWMRNGWPLYADNRTDFSMDNNTLTFNYVQHSDIGDYQCSASNPLSNMTSPNYRLIVNYGPEMPVITGPAFGETGHIVTFNCSASSQPPSQFSWFFNGSQVATGSVYETGPLTLASHGEYTCVAFNNVTVRNSTVSKMLTIIEAITSVTVKQNKLPIASDNLTLTCDVTGRYDTIYWMKDNRSLVLNNTLNSDITISNNSLHFSPVKVSNDGNYQCVATNLFGLHTSPKYQLLVNYGPKSVNISGPVSVVIGSVITVTLKCSADSRPTSEYGWKFNNQSVLGTGPMMAVIASLENAGVYTCVAKNPVTNISMSKTISLDVTGHSPAPPFQSRGGLMLTALLALSLCL, encoded by the exons TGAATGGCAGCTCAGAGGTCACAGCCAGTGACAGAGTTCGGCTTGGAGTTGGGAACAGCACTCTCTCCATAGTCAGTGTGACACGACACGATGAAGGGCCGTTCAGATGTGAGGTCATCAATGGAATCAGCAATGGCACCAGCCAGCCCATTGGCCTCAATGTTAGAT ATGGCCCAAGTCAACTCACCATGATGGTAGTTCCTGAGATGACCATAGGACATACAGCCTACAAGACGGGCTCTGACATCACTCTGTCCTGCTCCGCTCAGTCCAAACCCACTGAGTCCTACAAGTGGAGGTTTAATGGGGTGTTCCTCAACGAGCAAAGTCCACAGCTGAGCCTGCAGAACACCAGGGAGAACCAGACAGGAAGTTACGCATGCTTAGCCCACAACAATGTCACACTCCGATACGCCTCCATGACCGCAATGATAAAGATCGTGG AGCCGATATCAGCGGTGTCGTTGAACCGTGATGGGAAGCTACCGATACTGGATCagtccttcactctgcggtgtgAGGTGACTGGACCTGTAGTCTACATTCATTGGTTGATTAACGGCCAGCTCATCTCCCTAAACAACCGAACATTCTTCTCTACGGACAACAAGACAATGGTTATCAACCCAATCAAGTTTTCTGACAGTGGAGAATATCTCTGTGAGGCCATTAATGCTGTTAGCAACCTGACCAGCATGACATACAAGCTTGTGGTGAACT TTGGACCAGAGAGACCTGACGTAACTAGTCCAGCTATAGCAATGACAGGACACATCGTGACcttcaactgctctgcctcctctcagcctcccagCCAGTTTAGCTGGTTCTTCAATGGCTCCCAGGTGGTGAGTGGCTCAGTGTACAAGACTGGCCCACTGACCTTAGCCAGTCATGGGGAGTACACCTGTGTGGCCTTCAACAACGTCACTGTCAGAAACAGCACTGTTTCCAAGATGCTCACTGTTGTTG AACCTGTAACCATGGCCATGGTGAAAGTCATTGGTGCCCAGCCAATAGCAGACTACTTGTTTACTCTGAACTGTGAGACCACTGGAACCATTTACTCCATTCACTGGATGAAGAACGGCTGGCCTCTGTATGCTGATAACAGAACAGACTTCTCTATGGACAATAATACACTGACCTTCAACTCTGTCCAGCATTCTGACAACGGAGACTATCAGTGTTCTGCCTCCAACCCCCTCAGCAACATGACCAGCCCAGTATATACACTGGTCGTCAACT ATGGTCCAGAGAGACCTGTTATCATGAGTCCGGATATAGCGATGACAGGACACATCGTGACcttcaactgctctgcctcctctcagcctcccagCCAGTTCAGCTGGTTCTTCAATGGCTCCCAGGTGGCGAGTGGCTCAGTGTATGAGACTGGCCCACTGACCTTAGCCAGTCATGGGGAGTACACCTGTGTGGCCTTCAACAACGTCACTGTCAGAAACAGCACTGCCTCCAAGATGCTCACTGTTGTTG AACCAGTCACAATGACCATGGTGAAAGTCATTGGAGCCCAGCCAATACTGAACCAGACATTCTCTCTGACCTGTGAGACCACTGGAACCATTTACTCCATTCACTGGATGAGCAACGGCTGGCCTCTATATGCTGACAACAGAATACACTTCTCTATGGACAATAATACACTGACCTTCAACTCTGTCCAGCATTCTGACAACGGAGACTATAAGTGTTCTGCCTCCAACCCACTCAGCAACATGACCAGCCCAAACTACAGACTGATCGTCAACT ATGGTCCAGAGAGACCTGTTATCATGGGTTCGGATATAGCGATGACAGGACACATCGTGACcttcaactgctctgcctcctctcagcctcccagCCAGTTCAGCTGGTTCTTCAATGGCTCCCAGGTGGCGACTGGCTCAGTGTATGAGACTGGCCCACTGACCTTAGCCAGTCATGGGGAGTACACCTGTGTGGCCTTCAACAACATCACTGTCAGAAACAGCACTGTCTCCAAGATGCTCACCATCATTG CACCTGTGACCATGACCATGGTGAAAGTCATTGGAGCCCAGCCAATACTGAACGAGAGATTCTCTCTGACCTGTGGCACCACTGGAACGGTTTACTCCATACACTGGATGAGGAACGGCTGGCCTCTGTATGCTGACAACAGAACAGACTTCTCTATGGACAACAATACACTGACCTTCAACTATGTCCAGCATTCTGACATCGGAGACTATCAATGTTCTGCTTCCAACCCCCTCAGCAACATGACCAGCCCAAACTACAGACTGATCGTCAACT ATGGACCAGAGATGCCTGTTATAACAGGACCAGCATTTGGAGAAACAGGACACATCATGATcttcaactgctctgcctcctctcagcctcccagCCAGTTCAGCTGGTTCTTCAATGGCTCCCAGGTGGCGAGTGGCTCAGTGTATGAGACTGGCCCACTGACCTTAGCCAGTCATGGGGAGTACACCTGTGTGGCCTTCAACAACGTCACTGTCAGAAACAGCACTGCCTCCAAGATGCTCACTGTTGTTG AACCAGTCACAATGACCATGGTGAAAGTCATTGGAGCCCAGCCAATACTGAACCAGACATTCTCTCTGACCTGTGAGACCACTGGAACCATTTACTCCATTCACTGGATGAGCAACGGCTGGCCTCTATATGCTGACAACAGAATACACTTCTCTATGGACAATAATACACTGACCTTCAACTCTGTCCAGCATTCTGACAACGGAGACTATAAGTGTTCTGCCTCCAACCCACTCAGCAACATGACCAGCCCAAACTACAGACTGATCGTCAACT ATGGTCCAGAGAGACCTGTTATCATGAGTCCGGATATAGCGATGACAGGACACATCGTGACcttcaactgctctgcctcctctcagcctcccagCCAGTTCAGCTGGTTCTTCAATGGCTCCCAGGTGGCGACTGGCTCAGTGTATGAGACTGGCCCACTGACCTTAGCCAGTCATGGGGAGTACACCTGTGTGGCCTTCAACAACGTCACTGTCAGAAACAGCACTGTCTCCAAGATGCTCACCATCATTG CACCTGTGACCATGACCATGGTGAAAGTCATTGGAGCCCAGCCAATACTGAACGAGAGATTCTCTCTGACTTGTGGCACCACTGGAACGGTTTACTCCATTCAGTGGATGAGGAACGGCTGGCCTCTGTATGCTGATAACAGAACAGACTTCTCTATGGACAACAATACACTGACCTTCAACTATGTCCAGCATTCTGACATCGGAGACTATCAATGTTCTGCTTCCAACCCCCTCAGCAACATGACCAGCCCAAACTACAGACTGATCGTCAACT ATGGACCAGAGATGCCTGTTATAACAGGACCAGCATTTGGAGAAACAGGACACATCGTGACcttcaactgctctgcctcctctcagcctcccagCCAGTTCAGCTGGTTCTTCAATGGCTCCCAGGTGGCGACTGGCTCAGTGTATGAGACTGGCCCACTGACCTTAGCCAGTCATGGGGAGTACACCTGTGTGGCCTTCAACAATGTCACTGTCAGAAACAGCACTGTCTCCAAGATGCTCACCATCATTG AGGCTATAACATCGGTGACggttaaacaaaacaaattacCAATAGCATCTGACAACCTAACCCTGACCTGTGATGTCACCGGGCGCTATGACACCATCTACTGGATGAAGGACAACCGGTCTCTGGTCCTGAACAACACCTTGAACTCTGACATCACCATCTCTAACAACTCTCTGCACTTCAGTCCAGTCAAGGTGTCTAACGATGGAAACTATCAGTGCGTCGCCACCAACCTCTTTGGTCTACACACCAGCCCTAAATACCAGCTACTGGTGAACT ATGGCCCTAAGAGTGTGAATATCTCTGGCCCAGTCTCAGTGGTGATTGGCTCAGTAATCACAGTTACACTGAAGTGCTCTGCCGACTCCCGGCCAACCAGCGAGTACGGGTGGAAATTCAACAACCAATCAGTGCTTGGGACTGGTCCTATGATGGCTGTTATCGCCTCATTGGAGAATGCAGGGGTCTACACTTGTGTGGCCAAGAACCCTGTGACCAACATCTCAATGTCCAAGACCATTAGTCTGGATGTCACTG GCCACTCGCCTGCCCCTCCATTCCAGTCCAGAGGTGGTCTGATGCTGACAGccctgctagctctctctctctgcctctga